In [Clostridium] cellulosi, one genomic interval encodes:
- a CDS encoding hypothetical protein (Family membership), translating into MRRLFQKMLRDFWDFKAQFCSVFVMSLLAVLIYTGIEGVWLGMQNQGNAWFEKSRLADVWISGDEITDSDIDRIKEIDNVSSVQAAAIEDATVKLKDSKDAEIRLIYNKTNQISIPDTVSGSKYNTNESGCWIDKEFATANHISVGDTLKISNNSKEKTVSVKGIILSPDYIFYTGPNSSLFAPNHAQNGYAYVSGDIFKSLSDNEDDILYNQVKIKTSKKADNLKLRDDVEDKLGSKYIGFFDRSNWSGVYNYTNKISQMKKMSIMFSILFFFLTLLTMQTTMKRVVETERTQIGTFKALGFRNGQLYFMYACYGLVISLLGSAVGLILAPHVISPTLLNLQKKFYTMPRWEVKNSWASFGAALLIVICCVVSSAFASRKGIKGMPAEAMREAAPKSGKEIALERIPFIWNLISFEWKWTLRDISRNKIRTATGIVAILGSMVLLIASFGLNDSLVKANHYVYGTQYDYVSKITLSSNAGQKDRETLYSKLNSDGQWVEECAIEIQTSKDKQKNAVLSVLGPGIYVHLKNQANDDVALPDDKLLVSRRLAQDMNIKKGDYIKFRVLGYPTPFTANVADIVTTPTPQGIYMSDEAWENLCAKSLSASVSKLNAASKNTSNSAEKLESASQNLVSGSKNLSEQLATVSDSVKKLNQGLSVGTDSIKTLSNHLSSLDDSVASLSDGLVKLQSGYSEIGNNIGKVNSSLRDLSSQLNMSFSNDQYDKLQMSVKNMETLQQAIGNYNVTTKNGEQHKLSETPEYKQWNLLSKNLGNSSLTMGLTIMQLKSGVSTLSNNLSKINSAEKKANESLAQLVSAVKKMKGGTAQLKAGCQELAQKYSEASSSQNKLANAMQKISDGSKELYDGQSEFNSALKNTTKQISALSSLGTIQNPSGIDKSSFFKPTALLTGKSNLDDIKNEAYVKDIITLDQQLNDADEILNSVKMIIMLLLSAAILLTVVILYNLGILNYTERRREYAAMKVLGFHQKEIRAVIFKDTIFNIVIGWLLGIPAGLLFLKAYVGAVTTDTFEYTPIISSTKLLLSTCIAVGTSIIVGVLVSRKVKKLDMVESLKSGE; encoded by the coding sequence ATGAGACGGCTGTTCCAAAAAATGTTGCGCGATTTTTGGGATTTTAAAGCTCAATTCTGCTCTGTATTCGTAATGTCACTGCTGGCGGTGCTGATTTATACAGGCATTGAAGGGGTTTGGCTGGGCATGCAAAACCAGGGTAATGCCTGGTTTGAAAAAAGCCGGTTGGCAGATGTCTGGATTAGTGGGGATGAAATTACCGATTCAGATATTGACAGAATTAAAGAAATCGACAATGTTTCAAGCGTTCAGGCTGCCGCAATTGAGGACGCTACAGTTAAGTTAAAGGATTCAAAAGATGCTGAAATCAGACTAATTTACAATAAGACTAATCAAATATCGATACCGGATACTGTCAGCGGAAGCAAATACAATACAAATGAGAGCGGCTGCTGGATTGATAAGGAATTTGCAACGGCAAACCATATCTCTGTCGGCGACACACTTAAAATCTCAAATAACAGCAAGGAAAAGACCGTATCCGTTAAGGGCATTATTCTAAGCCCTGATTATATCTTTTACACAGGCCCAAATAGCAGTTTGTTTGCGCCAAATCATGCGCAGAACGGGTATGCGTATGTTTCAGGCGACATATTTAAATCATTAAGCGATAACGAGGACGACATTTTATATAACCAAGTAAAAATAAAAACCTCAAAAAAAGCGGATAATTTAAAATTAAGAGATGACGTCGAAGATAAGTTAGGCTCAAAATATATTGGCTTTTTTGATAGGTCAAATTGGTCAGGGGTTTATAACTATACAAACAAGATTTCGCAAATGAAAAAAATGTCAATAATGTTCTCTATATTATTTTTCTTCTTAACCCTATTGACCATGCAGACAACTATGAAGCGCGTCGTAGAAACGGAGCGGACGCAGATAGGTACATTTAAAGCCTTGGGTTTCAGAAACGGACAGCTATATTTCATGTATGCTTGTTATGGCCTTGTGATAAGTTTATTGGGTTCCGCCGTAGGATTGATACTTGCCCCGCACGTAATCTCGCCAACATTGCTGAACCTGCAGAAAAAGTTTTATACGATGCCTCGCTGGGAAGTAAAGAATTCCTGGGCTTCATTTGGTGCGGCACTCTTAATCGTAATCTGCTGCGTGGTTTCGTCAGCTTTTGCGAGCAGAAAGGGCATTAAGGGCATGCCTGCCGAGGCAATGAGAGAAGCTGCTCCGAAGAGCGGAAAAGAGATAGCCCTTGAACGTATACCGTTTATTTGGAACCTTATATCGTTTGAATGGAAATGGACTTTAAGGGATATCTCAAGAAACAAGATTCGGACGGCGACCGGAATAGTGGCGATTTTGGGGAGCATGGTTTTGTTGATTGCGAGCTTTGGCTTAAATGACTCTTTAGTCAAGGCTAATCACTATGTATACGGAACACAATATGATTATGTGTCCAAAATAACGTTATCCTCCAACGCTGGGCAAAAAGACCGGGAAACCCTTTATTCAAAGTTAAATTCCGACGGACAGTGGGTTGAAGAATGCGCAATAGAAATCCAAACATCAAAGGATAAGCAAAAAAATGCAGTGCTTTCTGTCTTGGGGCCGGGCATATATGTGCATCTCAAGAATCAGGCAAATGATGATGTGGCTCTTCCTGATGATAAGCTGCTGGTTTCCCGCAGGCTGGCACAGGACATGAATATTAAAAAAGGGGACTACATAAAGTTTCGGGTTTTAGGATATCCTACTCCATTTACTGCCAATGTGGCGGATATTGTCACAACTCCAACGCCCCAAGGTATTTACATGTCTGACGAAGCATGGGAAAACCTATGCGCAAAATCTTTAAGCGCGAGTGTCAGCAAGCTAAATGCTGCGTCAAAGAATACGTCAAACAGCGCTGAAAAACTTGAAAGCGCGTCGCAGAACCTGGTGTCCGGTTCAAAGAACCTTTCCGAGCAACTTGCAACCGTGAGCGACAGTGTTAAAAAGTTAAATCAGGGGTTATCAGTTGGCACTGACAGCATTAAAACATTGTCAAATCATCTGTCATCCCTTGATGACAGTGTTGCTTCCCTGTCGGACGGATTAGTGAAATTACAGTCAGGTTATTCAGAAATAGGGAATAACATTGGCAAGGTTAATTCATCACTCCGCGACCTTTCGAGCCAATTAAATATGTCATTCAGCAATGACCAATATGATAAATTGCAAATGAGCGTTAAGAATATGGAGACGCTCCAGCAAGCTATCGGCAATTATAATGTCACTACTAAAAACGGGGAACAGCATAAATTATCGGAGACTCCGGAGTATAAGCAGTGGAATCTGCTGTCAAAAAACCTCGGAAATTCATCGTTGACGATGGGGCTTACTATTATGCAGCTAAAAAGCGGAGTTTCAACTTTGTCAAACAACCTTTCGAAGATTAACAGCGCAGAGAAAAAAGCCAACGAAAGCTTGGCTCAGCTCGTCAGCGCTGTAAAGAAAATGAAAGGCGGCACTGCACAGCTCAAAGCGGGATGTCAAGAGCTTGCCCAAAAGTATTCGGAAGCGTCATCGTCCCAAAACAAACTGGCTAATGCCATGCAAAAAATTTCTGACGGCTCAAAAGAGCTTTATGACGGTCAATCTGAATTTAACAGCGCCCTTAAAAATACAACGAAACAAATCAGCGCATTAAGCAGCTTAGGGACAATTCAAAACCCGAGCGGTATTGATAAGAGTTCCTTCTTTAAACCGACGGCACTGCTTACAGGAAAGTCAAATTTAGACGATATAAAAAATGAGGCATATGTTAAAGATATAATTACGCTGGACCAGCAATTAAATGACGCTGATGAGATTCTTAACAGCGTGAAAATGATTATTATGCTGTTGTTAAGTGCTGCAATTCTGCTCACTGTGGTTATACTATATAACCTTGGCATTTTAAATTATACAGAAAGGAGAAGGGAATATGCAGCTATGAAGGTGTTAGGGTTTCATCAGAAAGAGATACGTGCTGTTATCTTCAAAGACACTATTTTCAATATAGTCATCGGATGGTTGTTGGGTATACCTGCAGGTTTATTGTTTTTGAAAGCATATGTGGGAGCTGTAACAACCGATACATTCGAATATACCCCTATTATATCTTCAACAAAACTATTGCTGTCGACTTGCATTGCGGTGGGAACCTCAATAATCGTAGGTGTTCTCGTGAGCAGAAAAGTGAAGAAACTGGATATGGTAGAGTCGTTAAAGTCGGGTGAATAA